The Daucus carota subsp. sativus chromosome 2, DH1 v3.0, whole genome shotgun sequence genome includes a window with the following:
- the LOC108209459 gene encoding uncharacterized protein LOC108209459 isoform X5, translating to MLYYIYSFKDRQVVFLHLKTRNWLSTVIEAQDTPESLEVCKSSTRNLKKHVEESAFRDTSSSHDKLGISCERISEKNISTELSSNDHPSMMELCMNSVRSCADGLNHESSASQSMNTYIGKNSDILSIKSLNEKNCASKCVDGSELNELDVKERALLAKGITANICGNILKRTRFSPLFIFRRRSKIEKIANVIDEEKKSLLEEDKGASLDKGVSSSQYKTSICEAVTGEDCLVDPLRDLNQPEVSLEVARQDICSPYAQADSIAGILTSANHVEETPCMEKDISKDITPLATDQADPSATCARISSNIGNEDLFCAAAAETEQQTSSIKNDFVNNKSQFVSSDNVEGKIFDRTRSEGSPGYTELAAIPPGSCGVLNCNVSLDLRSNENRIPTISEAHRDSKDSTSSNAPILQQLAPRGQLLDLLNPKVGELSFVHHADVKGSSTLVKDGSGEFISEYMGAASENNYQQHEAIAYRASEESRLFSLEQGRSQPRFAARSADFLGLSLLPEPRCVYAPNACNFVGRTSEFVQEAHSQLSSVQRSSLVRHELMLDNVVTRAGAVNGKRSCFFDNFQRPTTWSEEELDFLWIGVRRHGRGNWNTMLMDPRLHFLLWRSPQELAQRWDEEQSKHFSGISPFHGKHFRPTDIHKRNYFHSRAGFPMEGLADEVQFSLGDSNACHLDNNVPVNNCQINGIEQIRGPYTSMNTLHTKHYDKYCRGKYGSTSISGTEISSADGATSGLTTKGNLPHWLREAVNVPPSIHPPGMQFVNQTYPAYSAVGNLTEACTIGTLGSRNGVSASSGTDQCHANGQKDDLIVIDSDASSEETISDDHNTRH from the exons AtgctgtattatatatattcttttaaagATCGACAGGTTGTTTTCTTG CACCTGAAAACTCGGAACTGGCTGAGCACTGTCATTGAGGCACAAGATACACCAGAGTCACTTGAAGTTTGTAAATCAAGCACAAGAAATCTAAAGAAACATGTTGAAGAATCTGCTTTCAGAGACACATCCTCAAGTCATGATAAGTTGGGAATTTCTTGTGAAAGGATCTCTGAGAAGAACATTTCAACAGAATTATCATCCAACGATCATCCAAGTATGATGGAATTGTGCATGAACTCTGTTCGGTCATGTGCTGATGGACTTAACCATGAAAGTTCAGCTTCTCAATCAATGAATACATATATTGGAAAGAACTCTGATATTCTGAGCATAAAAtctttaaatgaaaaaaattgtgCCTCCAAGTGTGTGGATGGATCTGAACTCAATGAACTTGATGTGAAAGAAAGAGCTCTACTTGCTAAAGGTATAACAGCCAACATCTGTGGCAACATACTCAAAAGAACAAGGTTTTCTCCGCTTTTTATTTTCAGGCGAAGGTCCAAAATAGAAAAGATTGCGAATGTGATAGATGAAGAAAAGAAGTCACTGCTTGAGGAGGATAAGGGTGCATCACTAGACAAGGGTGTAAGTTCTTCACAATATAAAACCTCTATATGTGAAGCAGTAACTGGTGAAGACTGCTTGGTTGACCCCTTAAGAGATCTGAATCAGCCAGAAGTAAGCCTTGAG GTCGCCAGACAAGATATTTGTTCACCATATGCCCAGGCTGATTCTATTGCTGGAATTCTGAC taGTGCTAATCACGTGGAAGAAACACCTTGCATGGAGAAGGACATAAGTAAAGACATCACACCTCTTGCCACTGACCAAGCAGATCCTTCTGCTACTTGTGCCAGAATCTCGTCAAATATTGGCAATGAAGATCTGTTTTGTGCAGCTGCGGCTGAAACTGAGCAACAGACGTCATCTATCAAGAATGATTTTGTTAATAACAAGTCTCAATTCGTTTCAAGTGATAATGTGGAGGGCAAAATTTTTGATCGCACGCGATCTGAAGGCTCCCCCGGATATACAGAGCTAGCTGCCATTCCTCCTG GTTCATGTGGAGTATTGAATTGCAACGTATCATTGGATTTGCGCTCCAATGAAAATCGAATTCCTACAATTTCAGAAGCTCATCGTGATTCTAAAGATTCCACTAGCAGTAATGCTCCTATCCTGCAACAGTTGGCTCCCCGGGGCCAGCTTTTGGATCTTCTAAATCCTAAAGTAGGAGAATTGTCATTTGTGCACCATGCTGATGTTAAAGGTAGTTCCACATTGGTTAAAGATGGCAGTGGAGAGTTCATTTCAGAGTACATGGGAGCTGCATCAGAGAACAATTATCAGCAG CACGAAGCAATAGCTTACAGGGCTTCTGAAGAAAGCAGACTATTTTCATTGGAACAAGGTAGGAGCCAGCCCAGATTTGCTGCACGATCTGCAGATTTTCTTGGTTTATCCCTTCTTCCAGAACCCAGATGTGTTTATGCCCCCAATGCGTGTAACTTTGTTGGAAGAACTAGCGAATTTGTTCAAGAAGCACATTCTCAGCTTTCTTCAGTTCAGAGATCATCTCTTGTCAGACATGAACTGATGCTTGATAACGTCGTAACAAGAGCAGGAGCAGTAAACGGAAAGAGAAGCTGTTTCTTTGATAATTTCCAGAGGCCAACCACCTGGTCAGAAGAAGAACTGGACTTTCTTTGGATTGGTGTTAGAAGACATGGAAGAGGAAATTGGAATACGATGCTAATGGATCCCAGGCTGCACTTTTTGTTGTGGAGGTCGCCTCAGGAGCTGGCTCAGCGTTGGGATGAGGAGCAATCCAAACATTTTAGTGGCATATCACCATTTCATGGGAAGCATTTTAGACCAACTGACATCCACAAGAGGAACTACTTCCACTCCAGAGCTGGATTCCCGATGGAGGGTCTGGCTGATGAAGTCCAATTTTCACTAGGAGATTCAAATGCCTGTCATCTAGACAATAATGTCCCAGTCAACAATTGTCAAATCAACGGGATTGAACAGATCCGTGGGCCATATACAAGCATGAATACACTTCACACCAAACACTATGATAAGTACTGCAGAGGAAAATATGGAAGCACGTCAATTTCAGGTACTGAAATTTCTTCAGCTGATGGCGCGACAAGTGGTTTGACTACGAAGGGTAATTTACCTCATTGGCTCAGAGAAGCAGTTAATGTTCCTCCATCCATACATCCGCCAGGAATGCAGTTTGTCAATCAAACTTATCCCGCTTATTCTGCAGTTGGTAACTTAACAGAAGCTTGTACTATTGGCACATTAGGTAGTCGAAATGGAGTATCTGCGTCAAGTGGAACTGACCAGTGTCATGCCAACGGACAGAAAGATGACCTGATTGTTATCGACAGCGATGCATCTTCTGAAGAAACAATATCTGATGATCATAACACTAGGCATTAG
- the LOC108209459 gene encoding uncharacterized protein LOC108209459 isoform X4 — MIGGKVVLTYKRKRSSVRTSPVREDGCPRSYSSDQISIESYENRVCELQDQSNDSEHLKTRNWLSTVIEAQDTPESLEVCKSSTRNLKKHVEESAFRDTSSSHDKLGISCERISEKNISTELSSNDHPSMMELCMNSVRSCADGLNHESSASQSMNTYIGKNSDILSIKSLNEKNCASKCVDGSELNELDVKERALLAKGITANICGNILKRTRFSPLFIFRRRSKIEKIANVIDEEKKSLLEEDKGASLDKGVSSSQYKTSICEAVTGEDCLVDPLRDLNQPEVARQDICSPYAQADSIAGILTANHVEETPCMEKDISKDITPLATDQADPSATCARISSNIGNEDLFCAAAAETEQQTSSIKNDFVNNKSQFVSSDNVEGKIFDRTRSEGSPGYTELAAIPPGSCGVLNCNVSLDLRSNENRIPTISEAHRDSKDSTSSNAPILQQLAPRGQLLDLLNPKVGELSFVHHADVKGSSTLVKDGSGEFISEYMGAASENNYQQHEAIAYRASEESRLFSLEQGRSQPRFAARSADFLGLSLLPEPRCVYAPNACNFVGRTSEFVQEAHSQLSSVQRSSLVRHELMLDNVVTRAGAVNGKRSCFFDNFQRPTTWSEEELDFLWIGVRRHGRGNWNTMLMDPRLHFLLWRSPQELAQRWDEEQSKHFSGISPFHGKHFRPTDIHKRNYFHSRAGFPMEGLADEVQFSLGDSNACHLDNNVPVNNCQINGIEQIRGPYTSMNTLHTKHYDKYCRGKYGSTSISGTEISSADGATSGLTTKGNLPHWLREAVNVPPSIHPPGMQFVNQTYPAYSAVGNLTEACTIGTLGSRNGVSASSGTDQCHANGQKDDLIVIDSDASSEETISDDHNTRH; from the exons ATGATTGGCGGTAAAGTAGTTTTGACGTATAAACGAAAGAGATCATCAGTAAGGACCAGCCCTGTCCGTGAAGATGGATGCCCTAGGTCATACTCCAGTGATCAAATTTCCATAGAGTCATATGAAAATCGAGTGTGTGAGCTTCAAGATCAGAGTAATGATTCAGAG CACCTGAAAACTCGGAACTGGCTGAGCACTGTCATTGAGGCACAAGATACACCAGAGTCACTTGAAGTTTGTAAATCAAGCACAAGAAATCTAAAGAAACATGTTGAAGAATCTGCTTTCAGAGACACATCCTCAAGTCATGATAAGTTGGGAATTTCTTGTGAAAGGATCTCTGAGAAGAACATTTCAACAGAATTATCATCCAACGATCATCCAAGTATGATGGAATTGTGCATGAACTCTGTTCGGTCATGTGCTGATGGACTTAACCATGAAAGTTCAGCTTCTCAATCAATGAATACATATATTGGAAAGAACTCTGATATTCTGAGCATAAAAtctttaaatgaaaaaaattgtgCCTCCAAGTGTGTGGATGGATCTGAACTCAATGAACTTGATGTGAAAGAAAGAGCTCTACTTGCTAAAGGTATAACAGCCAACATCTGTGGCAACATACTCAAAAGAACAAGGTTTTCTCCGCTTTTTATTTTCAGGCGAAGGTCCAAAATAGAAAAGATTGCGAATGTGATAGATGAAGAAAAGAAGTCACTGCTTGAGGAGGATAAGGGTGCATCACTAGACAAGGGTGTAAGTTCTTCACAATATAAAACCTCTATATGTGAAGCAGTAACTGGTGAAGACTGCTTGGTTGACCCCTTAAGAGATCTGAATCAGCCAGAA GTCGCCAGACAAGATATTTGTTCACCATATGCCCAGGCTGATTCTATTGCTGGAATTCTGAC TGCTAATCACGTGGAAGAAACACCTTGCATGGAGAAGGACATAAGTAAAGACATCACACCTCTTGCCACTGACCAAGCAGATCCTTCTGCTACTTGTGCCAGAATCTCGTCAAATATTGGCAATGAAGATCTGTTTTGTGCAGCTGCGGCTGAAACTGAGCAACAGACGTCATCTATCAAGAATGATTTTGTTAATAACAAGTCTCAATTCGTTTCAAGTGATAATGTGGAGGGCAAAATTTTTGATCGCACGCGATCTGAAGGCTCCCCCGGATATACAGAGCTAGCTGCCATTCCTCCTG GTTCATGTGGAGTATTGAATTGCAACGTATCATTGGATTTGCGCTCCAATGAAAATCGAATTCCTACAATTTCAGAAGCTCATCGTGATTCTAAAGATTCCACTAGCAGTAATGCTCCTATCCTGCAACAGTTGGCTCCCCGGGGCCAGCTTTTGGATCTTCTAAATCCTAAAGTAGGAGAATTGTCATTTGTGCACCATGCTGATGTTAAAGGTAGTTCCACATTGGTTAAAGATGGCAGTGGAGAGTTCATTTCAGAGTACATGGGAGCTGCATCAGAGAACAATTATCAGCAG CACGAAGCAATAGCTTACAGGGCTTCTGAAGAAAGCAGACTATTTTCATTGGAACAAGGTAGGAGCCAGCCCAGATTTGCTGCACGATCTGCAGATTTTCTTGGTTTATCCCTTCTTCCAGAACCCAGATGTGTTTATGCCCCCAATGCGTGTAACTTTGTTGGAAGAACTAGCGAATTTGTTCAAGAAGCACATTCTCAGCTTTCTTCAGTTCAGAGATCATCTCTTGTCAGACATGAACTGATGCTTGATAACGTCGTAACAAGAGCAGGAGCAGTAAACGGAAAGAGAAGCTGTTTCTTTGATAATTTCCAGAGGCCAACCACCTGGTCAGAAGAAGAACTGGACTTTCTTTGGATTGGTGTTAGAAGACATGGAAGAGGAAATTGGAATACGATGCTAATGGATCCCAGGCTGCACTTTTTGTTGTGGAGGTCGCCTCAGGAGCTGGCTCAGCGTTGGGATGAGGAGCAATCCAAACATTTTAGTGGCATATCACCATTTCATGGGAAGCATTTTAGACCAACTGACATCCACAAGAGGAACTACTTCCACTCCAGAGCTGGATTCCCGATGGAGGGTCTGGCTGATGAAGTCCAATTTTCACTAGGAGATTCAAATGCCTGTCATCTAGACAATAATGTCCCAGTCAACAATTGTCAAATCAACGGGATTGAACAGATCCGTGGGCCATATACAAGCATGAATACACTTCACACCAAACACTATGATAAGTACTGCAGAGGAAAATATGGAAGCACGTCAATTTCAGGTACTGAAATTTCTTCAGCTGATGGCGCGACAAGTGGTTTGACTACGAAGGGTAATTTACCTCATTGGCTCAGAGAAGCAGTTAATGTTCCTCCATCCATACATCCGCCAGGAATGCAGTTTGTCAATCAAACTTATCCCGCTTATTCTGCAGTTGGTAACTTAACAGAAGCTTGTACTATTGGCACATTAGGTAGTCGAAATGGAGTATCTGCGTCAAGTGGAACTGACCAGTGTCATGCCAACGGACAGAAAGATGACCTGATTGTTATCGACAGCGATGCATCTTCTGAAGAAACAATATCTGATGATCATAACACTAGGCATTAG